One segment of uncultured Methanobrevibacter sp. DNA contains the following:
- a CDS encoding 4Fe-4S binding protein — translation MIYRFIHGDIILKIIVDEDKCTACGNCKEICPKGGYIWTIDTVAHVSNLDYCHVCTLCAMKCGPDAIKIMRNAPDE, via the coding sequence ATTATTTACAGATTTATTCATGGTGATATTATTTTAAAGATTATAGTTGATGAGGACAAATGCACTGCATGTGGAAATTGTAAAGAGATTTGTCCTAAAGGAGGATATATTTGGACTATTGATACTGTTGCACATGTATCAAATTTAGATTATTGTCATGTTTGTACATTATGTGCAATGAAATGTGGTCCAGATGCAATTAAAATTATGAGAAATGCGCCAGATGAGTAA
- a CDS encoding flippase codes for MGEATGSSKVAKGSAIILIGNVIFRVGGYLYRFLMASLLGPAAYGILGLTTPFQGIFQVLSAAGLPPAIAKYVSEYNALDEEDLARQTVFTALKIMVFLGFFFGLVMVFVAAPIITNYYHKPEALLPLQAVGLITPFSVIVGAFRGAFQGVYKMEYILYTRAIEQIFMILFATALVILGLSTFGAVLGSVLGFAASAVSAVYIFKKYMGKYIPPANPDFKFTFKQELGLAKRLLFFSIPVTVTALAEMGIYSICTLLMGGFLAASAIGYFTAADPISRLPLIISSSLATTILPAASEAYALKDQNLLEKYVNASYKYGMFFVIPMCVGIAIFAKEIMGLVYFTNSAYMNGAMSLAILVLGMTFYSIYTISGSIVQGIGNPRIPMYLLIFGCIITLGLGWYLIPTYGIEGGALATTIASFIMMIPMFLLQFRLTKTHAPYSFLTKVTIASLIMALPVVVLPNNSYGLIAGLIICPIIYMIAIVALRTLSHDDVAGFRKFTRKLGPLRKYANKLLDIIDKYSSK; via the coding sequence ATGGGCGAGGCAACCGGAAGTTCTAAAGTAGCAAAGGGAAGCGCTATTATCTTAATAGGAAATGTTATCTTCCGTGTAGGGGGATACCTATACCGTTTTCTTATGGCATCACTTTTAGGACCGGCAGCATATGGTATACTTGGACTTACAACTCCATTTCAAGGAATATTCCAGGTATTGTCTGCAGCAGGGCTTCCACCAGCAATAGCTAAATACGTATCAGAATACAATGCTCTTGATGAAGAGGATCTTGCTCGTCAAACCGTTTTCACAGCACTGAAGATAATGGTCTTTTTAGGATTCTTCTTTGGACTGGTTATGGTATTTGTAGCTGCACCTATCATTACAAACTATTATCACAAGCCAGAGGCTTTATTGCCACTTCAGGCTGTTGGTTTAATCACTCCTTTCAGTGTAATAGTCGGTGCATTTAGAGGTGCTTTCCAAGGTGTGTACAAGATGGAATACATCCTTTACACCCGTGCAATTGAACAGATATTCATGATTCTATTTGCAACTGCCCTTGTAATTTTAGGATTATCCACTTTTGGTGCAGTATTAGGTTCTGTACTCGGTTTTGCAGCATCAGCAGTGTCTGCAGTATATATCTTTAAAAAATATATGGGAAAATACATCCCTCCTGCAAATCCTGACTTTAAGTTCACCTTCAAACAGGAATTAGGTCTTGCAAAAAGACTTCTTTTCTTTTCAATTCCAGTTACAGTAACTGCACTTGCTGAAATGGGTATTTACAGTATTTGTACCTTGCTTATGGGAGGATTCTTAGCTGCATCTGCAATAGGTTACTTTACAGCGGCAGACCCTATTTCAAGACTTCCTCTAATCATTTCAAGCTCACTTGCAACTACAATATTGCCTGCAGCATCTGAAGCATATGCTCTCAAGGATCAAAACCTTCTTGAAAAGTATGTGAATGCATCCTATAAATACGGAATGTTCTTTGTAATTCCGATGTGTGTAGGAATAGCTATCTTTGCAAAGGAAATCATGGGGCTTGTATACTTCACAAATTCAGCTTACATGAACGGTGCAATGTCTCTTGCAATTCTTGTTTTAGGTATGACATTCTATTCAATATATACAATTTCAGGCAGTATTGTTCAAGGTATTGGAAACCCAAGAATTCCAATGTATCTTTTGATATTCGGCTGTATCATTACTTTAGGCCTCGGGTGGTATTTGATTCCTACTTACGGCATTGAGGGAGGAGCTCTAGCAACAACAATAGCTTCATTCATAATGATGATACCTATGTTCCTGCTTCAATTCAGATTAACCAAAACCCATGCCCCTTATTCATTCCTAACTAAAGTCACAATAGCCTCATTGATTATGGCATTGCCTGTGGTTGTACTTCCAAACAATAGCTATGGATTGATTGCAGGATTGATAATCTGCCCAATAATCTATATGATTGCAATTGTAGCACTTAGAACATTGTCTCATGATGATGTAGCAGGATTCAGGAAATTTACCAGAAAATTAGGTCCTTTAAGAAAATATGCAAATAAATTATTGGATATTATAGATAAATACAGTTCTAAATAA
- a CDS encoding TOBE domain-containing protein — MTEVKAGVEYKINIDGNSFLLDQKKFNLLIYINESESITEAAKRSKISYRTALNYIDKIESTLDIAIVNTKKGGSGGGGSTTLTEEGLQILKECKKINAIMELHSETNEIEAEILEIDKAKGVMKIQMNELVITIPLKKEYKVGDKILALISYDNIFIMLEPQASSIRNIFKGKVTEMRLQDEMVRVKIDIGGVNIFSDITLSAGKDLDLSLGKEVYIGFKALSIATLKL, encoded by the coding sequence ATGACTGAAGTAAAAGCTGGAGTAGAATATAAGATTAATATAGATGGAAATTCTTTTCTATTGGATCAAAAGAAATTCAATCTGTTGATTTATATAAATGAAAGCGAATCAATTACAGAAGCTGCTAAGCGTTCTAAAATTTCCTACAGAACTGCTTTAAACTATATCGACAAGATAGAATCAACTTTGGATATAGCTATTGTAAACACTAAAAAAGGAGGAAGCGGTGGTGGAGGAAGCACCACTCTTACCGAAGAGGGCTTGCAGATTCTAAAGGAATGTAAAAAGATCAATGCAATCATGGAACTTCACAGCGAAACCAATGAAATTGAAGCTGAAATCCTTGAAATTGACAAGGCAAAAGGTGTCATGAAAATTCAAATGAATGAATTGGTCATAACTATCCCATTGAAAAAGGAATATAAAGTTGGAGATAAGATTCTTGCTTTAATAAGCTATGACAATATCTTCATAATGTTGGAGCCCCAAGCATCCAGCATCAGAAACATCTTCAAGGGAAAAGTCACTGAAATGAGACTTCAGGATGAAATGGTTCGTGTAAAAATCGACATTGGCGGAGTGAACATTTTCTCAGACATTACCTTATCTGCAGGTAAGGACTTGGATTTAAGTTTGGGAAAAGAAGTTTACATTGGATTTAAGGCATTGTCAATAGCTACCTTAAAATTATAG
- a CDS encoding flavodoxin family protein, with product MKILGICGSPREGASEFLLKRALEELESEDSFETIFISVRDKDISPCTHCNDCVETKGKCSIHDDMDEIYDALREADGIILASPVHFGSISAQLKAVIDRCQAMIMEDLNIFKNKVGISIVVGGDRSGGQELAIQQINTFYLLNKIIPLSGGSFGANLGACLWSQDEGAEGVKKDEYGLKTLDMTINNFKEFLLEFKKQ from the coding sequence ATGAAAATTCTTGGAATTTGTGGAAGTCCACGTGAAGGTGCAAGTGAATTCTTATTGAAAAGGGCATTGGAAGAGCTTGAAAGTGAAGATTCGTTTGAAACAATCTTTATAAGCGTAAGGGATAAGGACATTTCACCATGCACTCACTGCAACGATTGTGTGGAAACAAAGGGAAAATGTTCAATTCATGATGATATGGATGAAATCTATGATGCCCTTAGGGAAGCTGACGGCATAATACTTGCAAGCCCCGTTCATTTTGGAAGCATATCCGCTCAATTGAAGGCTGTCATTGACAGATGCCAGGCAATGATCATGGAAGACCTGAACATATTTAAAAACAAGGTAGGTATTTCAATAGTTGTTGGAGGCGACAGATCTGGAGGTCAGGAGTTGGCTATCCAACAGATTAACACATTCTACCTATTGAATAAGATCATTCCATTAAGCGGAGGATCCTTTGGAGCCAATTTAGGAGCGTGCCTATGGTCACAGGATGAAGGTGCCGAAGGTGTTAAGAAAGATGAGTATGGGCTCAAGACATTGGATATGACAATAAACAATTTTAAAGAGTTTTTATTGGAGTTTAAAAAACAATAG